A stretch of the Planktothricoides raciborskii GIHE-MW2 genome encodes the following:
- a CDS encoding isochorismate synthase MenF → MPVVPFHANLLQGHRELCQFLVACQQVSREKGCGQIISISLEIPPVDPLAVFQVLSPESPLHFYLEKGGNGEAIAAFDAAVDFTANSGDRFTQTKDFIHSTLANTLSTGALNLPFAGPHFFCSFTFFPPDKSSDSPFPAATVFLPRWQVSRSNNHCLLVANCLIEPDHNIENLAESIWQKLQKINLIKSQGLNWAETNGQSLNKKRHITQTDNFKLAVNSALDSIANQRLSKVVLAHAIDVSSPKPFNLVKSLQNLRRFYADCYLFVTSNPQGQNFLGASPERLLSIQNHQLVTDALAGSAPRGKTPAEDAQLANQLISSDKERHEHRVVIDFIRDRLIHLGLNPRIYPEVRLLQLSNIQHLWTPIKATIPPDVHPLDILAELHPTPAVAGVPRDIACEEIRRYETFDRCLYAAPIGWVDAQGNGEFIVGIRSALITGNHARLYAGAGIVQGSNPDRELAEIDLKLQALLKTLV, encoded by the coding sequence ATTTCCCTGGAAATTCCCCCAGTGGATCCCCTGGCGGTGTTTCAAGTTCTCAGTCCAGAATCTCCCTTACATTTTTATCTGGAAAAAGGGGGAAACGGTGAAGCGATCGCTGCTTTTGATGCCGCAGTAGATTTTACGGCTAACAGTGGCGATCGATTTACCCAAACCAAAGATTTTATTCATTCTACCCTGGCCAATACTCTGAGCACAGGGGCATTAAACTTGCCTTTTGCCGGCCCCCACTTTTTTTGCAGTTTTACCTTTTTTCCGCCAGATAAATCCAGTGATTCCCCCTTTCCTGCGGCCACCGTCTTTTTACCCCGTTGGCAAGTTTCTCGCTCTAACAATCACTGTTTATTAGTGGCTAATTGCCTCATTGAACCCGATCATAATATTGAAAATTTAGCCGAAAGTATTTGGCAAAAACTCCAAAAAATTAATTTAATTAAATCCCAGGGGTTGAACTGGGCAGAAACCAATGGTCAATCTCTGAATAAAAAACGGCATATTACCCAAACGGATAATTTTAAACTAGCGGTGAATTCGGCATTAGATTCTATCGCCAATCAGCGGTTAAGTAAAGTCGTTTTAGCTCATGCCATTGATGTCAGTTCACCGAAACCTTTTAATTTGGTCAAATCTTTACAGAATTTGCGCCGATTTTATGCCGATTGTTATCTCTTTGTCACCAGCAATCCCCAGGGACAAAATTTTCTGGGAGCCAGTCCAGAACGATTACTCAGTATTCAAAATCACCAACTGGTTACGGATGCCTTGGCCGGGTCTGCACCGAGGGGCAAAACTCCCGCCGAAGATGCTCAGTTAGCCAATCAATTAATCTCTAGTGATAAGGAACGGCACGAGCATCGAGTGGTGATTGATTTTATTCGCGATCGCCTAATTCATTTAGGATTAAATCCCCGAATTTATCCCGAAGTTCGGCTGCTGCAACTCTCGAATATTCAACATTTATGGACACCGATTAAAGCGACGATTCCCCCGGACGTGCATCCGTTAGATATTTTAGCCGAACTGCATCCGACTCCAGCGGTGGCGGGAGTTCCCAGAGATATTGCCTGTGAAGAAATTCGCCGCTATGAAACCTTCGATCGCTGTTTATATGCAGCGCCAATTGGCTGGGTAGATGCCCAAGGAAATGGAGAATTTATTGTCGGTATTCGTTCGGCTTTAATTACAGGAAATCATGCTAGACTGTATGCCGGTGCTGGAATTGTTCAAGGCTCAAATCCCGATCGAGAATTGGCAGAAATTGACCTCAAACTTCAAGCCCTTTTAAAAACATTAGTTTGA